A stretch of the Vitis vinifera cultivar Pinot Noir 40024 chromosome 16, ASM3070453v1 genome encodes the following:
- the LOC100243904 gene encoding G-type lectin S-receptor-like serine/threonine-protein kinase At5g24080 has product MASSSSPTRVLFFLALAGLVGVATGSVGLGARLVAKENRAWVSENGTFAFGFSPVESDDRYQLGIWFGQLPGDRTMVWSASRNSPVGKDAVLELDSTGNLLLLDGDATVWSSNTSGEGVETAYMSESGNFILYNGTNFPLWQSFSHPSDTLLPNQPLTASMELTSSSPAHGGYYTLQMLQQPTSLSLGLIYNLPDSYITSLQSYANYSYWSGPDISNVTGDVVAVLDEAGSFGIMYGSSSDGAVYVYKSDTDEKGLSSSVNQTVRPLVLRRLILEMNGNLRLYRWDDDVNGTRQWVPEWAAVSNPCDIAGVCGNGVCSLDRSKTNASCTCLPGSSKVGDSGQCSENSSVSTGKCDNNHRNSTASKLKMSIVQQTNYYYPESSIIANYSNMSPLSKCGDACLSDCDCVASVYGLSEEKPYCWLLNSLEFGGFEDTSSTLFVKVGPNGSPEGNATGSGDSSDGLRDKVLVLPIVLSMIVLVALLCFLLYHTVYRRRALKRSLESSLIVSGAPMNFSYRDLQSRTGNFSQLLGTGGFGSVYKGSLSDGTLVAVKKLDKVLPHGEKEFITEVNTIGSMHHMNLVRLCGYCSEGSHRLLVYEFMKNGSLDKWIFPSKHCRDRLLDWGTRFHIAIATAQGIAYFHEQCRNRIIHCDIKPENILLDENFCPKVSDFGLAKLMGREHSHVVTMVRGTRGYLAPEWVSNRPITVKADVYSYGMLLLEIVGGRRNLDMTFDAEDFFYPGWAFKEMSNGTTRKVADRRLEGAVEEEELERALKTGFWCIQDEVFMRPSMGEVVKMLEGSLEINTPPMPQTVLELMEEGLDNVYRAMKREFNQSSFFTINNSTHPSSRATCSYSTMSPR; this is encoded by the exons AtggcctcttcttcttctcctaccAGGGTTTTGTTCTTCTTGGCTTTGGCCGGGCTCGTCGGTGTTGCGACTGGTAGCGTTGGGTTGGGCGCGAGGTTGGTGGCTAAGGAGAATCGTGCTTGGGTTTCGGAGAATGGGACGTTTGCTTTCGGGTTTTCTCCGGTGGAGTCTGACGACCGGTATCAGTTGGGGATTTGGTTTGGGCAGCTTCCGGGAGATAGAACCATGGTTTGGTCTGCTAGCAG AAACTCCCCCGTCGGAAAAGATGCAGTACTGGAGCTCGACAGCACAGGAAACCTTCTCCTGCTCGACGGAGATGCAACAGTTTGGTCGTCAAATACCTCCGGCGAAGGTGTTGAGACGGCATACATGTCTGAATCCGGCAACTTCATCTTGTACAATGGCACCAACTTCCCTTTATGGCAGAGCTTTTCTCACCCTTCAGATACTCTCCTCCCAAACCAACCTCTCACAGCTTCAATGGAGCTCACATCCTCCTCACCTGCGCATGGTGGTTACTACACTCTCCAGATGCTGCAGCAGCCTACTTCCCTCAGCCTTGGACTCATCTACAACTTGCCCGACTCTTACATCACCTCGTTGCAGTCTTATGCCAACTACTCCTACTGGTCTGGACCCGATATATCAAACGTAACAGGAGATGTAGTCGCGGTTTTGGACGAGGCGGGGAGCTTTGGGATCATGTATGGGTCGTCATCTGATGGGGCGGTTTATGTTTACAAAAGTGATACTGATGAGAAAGGGCTGTCTTCGTCTGTGAATCAGACAGTTAGGCCATTAGTTCTTCGAAGACTGATACTCGAGATGAATGGGAATTTGAGGCTGTATCGTTGGGACGATGATGTGAACGGCACTCGCCAATGGGTGCCTGAATGGGCTGCAGTTTCTAACCCATGTGATATTGCTGGGGTTTGCGGAAATGGGGTGTGTAGCTTGGACAGAAGCAAGACTAATGCCTCGTGTACATGCCTGCCGGGGTCTTCTAAGGTGGGAGACAGCGGCCAGTGCTCAGAGAATTCGTCGGTGTCAACTGGGAAATGTGATAATAATCATCGGAATTCAACTGCTTCCAAGCTGAAGATGTCGATAGTACAGCAAACTAACTACTATTACCCTGAATCTTCGATTATAGCAAATTATAGTAACATGTCCCCATTATCAAAGTGTGGGGATGCTTGTTTATCAGACTGTGATTGTGTTGCTTCTGTGTATGGGCTGAGTGAGGAAAAGCCTTACTGTTGGCTGCTGAACAGCTTGGAGTTCGGTGGATTCGAGGACACGAGTTCGACCTTGTTTGTGAAGGTTGGGCCTAATGGGTCACCTGAAGGCAACGCAACAGGATCTGGGGATTCATCTGATGGCCTCCGGGACAAGGTCTTGGTTCTTCCAATTGTTCTCAGCATGATTGTCCTTGTAGCACTCCTCTGCTTCTTGTTATATCACACTGTGTACAGAAGGAGGGCCTTGAAGAGATCCCTGGAAAGCTCCTTGATTGTGTCCGGTGCTCCAATGAATTTCAGTTACCGCGATTTACAGTCCAGAACCGGCAATTTTTCGCAGTTGCTCGGCACAG GAGGGTTTGGGAGTGTATACAAGGGAAGCCTTTCAGATGGGACATTGGTTGCAGTGAAGAAGCTTGACAAGGTTTTGCCTCATGGGGAGAAGGAATTCATAACTGAAGTGAACACCATTGGCTCTATGCATCACATGAACCTGGTTCGCCTATGTGGCTACTGCTCGGAAGGCTCTCACCG GCTTCTGGTTTATGagttcatgaaaaatggttCCTTGGACAAGTGGATATTCCCCTCAAAGCATTGCCGGGACAGACTGCTAGATTGGGGAACTCGTTTCCATATAGCCATTGCTACTGCACAAGGGATTGCTTATTTTCATGAGCAGTGCAGGAATCGGATAATCCACTGTGATATCAAGCCTGAAAACATACTTCTAGATGAGAATTTCTGTCCAAAAGTTTCAGACTTTGGACTAGCAAAGCTGATGGGCAGAGAGCATTCACATGTTGTCACTATGGTGAGAGGAACTAGGGGCTATCTGGCTCCAGAATGGGTTAGCAACCGGCCTATTACTGTAAAAGCCGATGTCTACAGTTACGGAATGCTTCTCCTGGAGATCGTTGGTGGCCGGAGAAACCTTGACATGACCTTTGATGCAGAAGACTTCTTCTATCCTGGGTGGGCTTTTAAG GAAATGAGTAATGGGACGACAAGAAAAGTTGCAGACAGGCGACTGGAAGGGGCAGTGGAGGAAGAGGAGCTAGAAAGAGCATTGAAAACTGGCTTTTGGTGCATTCAAGATGAGGTTTTCATGAGGCCTTCAATGGGGGAAGTGGTGAAGATGTTGGAAGGATCACTTGAAATCAACACACCGCCAATGCCACAGACAGTTCTGGAGCTCATGGAGGAGGGCTTGGACAATGTATACAGAGCCATGAAGAGAGAGTTCAACCAGTCCAGCTTCTTCACCATCAATAATAGTACCCATCCTTCATCAAGGGCTACATGTAGTTATTCCACAATGTCACCTAGATAG